The Alkalilimnicola sp. S0819 genome includes a region encoding these proteins:
- a CDS encoding tRNA(Met) cytidine acetyltransferase TmcA, protein MNTAPSEQFSLAVRRLREQALAAGQRRLLVLAGERGWGQAAAERALATAGIEDAPWLSDQGPEALRLSREQAHGELGRELGGLVFDAWAGFDPDAFGLLSGALSAGGLLILLCPPLAAWPEYPDPDRARLAVLPWRPEQLAGRFVARLVRVIREDPHVLVIEQDKPVAHPKPPGDPPRRRGAWPRMPLSRSVLEPAPLRPEAVLAGSVEPWAAACRTPDQWQAVEALLAVCRGRARRPLVLLADRGRGKSAAFGIAAAELLRTGVERILVSGPRINAVDAVFRHAAQGLPGAQCRRGLLQWQGRELRYAAADAMVRETPPADLLLVDEAASLPEPTLLALLEYYPRLAFASTVHGYEGTGRGFELRFKPALQRLARDWRERRLETPVRWAPGDPLEAFTSQALLLAAEPPPAKTPDSERMRVERLDRDALLADEASLSGLFGLLVQAHYRTRPFDLRHLLDGPNLSVYVLRQEEVLLGTALVAAEGDLPENLVPEVLANRRRPQGHLVAQSLAAHLDLAEGARLRTARIIRIAVHPDLQGQGLGSALLAALPRALAAQGFDMLASSFGATAPLLRFWRRQALYPVRVGVKRAASSGAHSVMVLRGLSAAGERLAAQARGYLAAQLPTQLGDVLRELEPAIARELLYGLESPPADTHDRAQLQAFLAQRRAYEDVPGSLRRCALRALSQGSRGEAEAVVMKLLQGRPWEDVAQALGLPGRRGVLDALREELRMACFGQGD, encoded by the coding sequence ATGAACACAGCACCCTCGGAACAGTTTAGCCTCGCGGTGCGGCGTCTGCGTGAGCAGGCCTTGGCCGCGGGGCAGCGTCGACTGCTGGTGCTGGCGGGCGAGCGCGGCTGGGGTCAGGCAGCCGCGGAGCGCGCCCTGGCAACGGCCGGGATCGAGGACGCCCCCTGGCTCAGTGACCAGGGGCCCGAGGCCCTGCGCCTGTCTCGAGAGCAGGCGCACGGGGAGCTGGGGCGCGAGCTCGGCGGGCTGGTTTTCGATGCCTGGGCGGGCTTCGATCCGGATGCCTTCGGCCTGCTCAGTGGCGCGCTGAGCGCCGGTGGTTTGTTGATCCTGCTCTGCCCGCCGCTGGCCGCCTGGCCGGAGTACCCCGACCCCGATCGTGCCCGCCTGGCGGTGCTGCCCTGGCGGCCCGAGCAACTGGCCGGGCGTTTCGTGGCGCGGCTGGTACGAGTGATACGGGAAGACCCCCATGTCCTGGTGATAGAGCAGGACAAGCCTGTGGCGCACCCCAAGCCGCCCGGCGATCCCCCCCGCAGGCGCGGTGCCTGGCCGCGAATGCCTTTATCCCGATCAGTGTTGGAACCAGCCCCATTGCGGCCAGAAGCCGTGCTTGCAGGGAGCGTCGAGCCCTGGGCCGCCGCCTGCCGGACGCCGGACCAGTGGCAGGCCGTGGAAGCCCTGCTGGCGGTGTGCCGTGGCCGCGCGCGGCGGCCACTGGTGCTGTTGGCCGATCGGGGGCGGGGAAAGTCCGCGGCCTTCGGCATTGCGGCGGCGGAGTTGCTGCGAACCGGGGTGGAGCGCATCCTGGTCAGCGGCCCACGCATCAATGCGGTGGATGCGGTGTTCCGGCATGCCGCGCAAGGCCTGCCGGGCGCCCAGTGTCGTCGTGGCCTGCTGCAGTGGCAGGGGCGGGAGCTGCGCTACGCCGCGGCAGATGCCATGGTCCGCGAGACCCCGCCGGCGGACCTGCTGCTGGTGGACGAGGCTGCCAGCCTGCCCGAGCCGACCCTGCTGGCCTTGCTGGAGTATTATCCGCGGCTGGCCTTCGCCAGCACGGTGCACGGTTACGAGGGCACGGGGCGTGGTTTCGAACTGCGCTTCAAGCCCGCGCTGCAACGGCTGGCCCGGGATTGGCGAGAACGGCGTCTGGAGACGCCGGTGCGCTGGGCACCCGGTGACCCGCTGGAAGCCTTCACCTCGCAGGCATTGCTGCTGGCGGCGGAGCCCCCGCCCGCGAAGACGCCGGACTCCGAGCGGATGCGGGTGGAGCGGCTGGACCGGGATGCGCTGCTCGCTGATGAAGCCTCGCTGAGCGGCTTGTTCGGCCTGCTGGTGCAGGCCCATTACCGTACCCGGCCCTTCGATCTGCGCCACCTGCTGGACGGCCCGAATCTGAGCGTCTACGTGCTGCGCCAAGAGGAAGTGCTGCTGGGCACCGCGCTGGTCGCCGCCGAAGGTGACCTGCCCGAGAATCTGGTGCCCGAGGTGCTGGCCAACCGGCGCCGGCCCCAGGGGCACCTGGTGGCGCAGTCCCTGGCGGCACATCTGGATCTGGCCGAGGGCGCTCGACTGCGTACCGCGCGCATCATCCGCATTGCGGTGCATCCGGACCTGCAGGGGCAGGGATTGGGCAGCGCCCTGCTCGCAGCCTTGCCCCGGGCGCTGGCGGCCCAGGGGTTCGATATGCTCGCCTCCAGCTTCGGCGCCACCGCGCCGCTGCTGCGTTTCTGGCGGCGTCAGGCCTTGTATCCGGTGCGGGTGGGGGTGAAGCGCGCGGCCAGCAGCGGCGCGCATTCGGTGATGGTGCTGCGGGGACTCAGCGCGGCGGGTGAGCGGCTCGCGGCCCAGGCGCGCGGATACCTGGCCGCGCAGCTGCCCACGCAGCTTGGAGACGTGCTGCGCGAACTGGAGCCGGCTATCGCCAGGGAGCTGCTCTACGGGCTGGAGAGCCCGCCGGCCGATACGCATGACCGAGCGCAATTGCAGGCCTTTCTGGCGCAACGCCGGGCCTATGAGGATGTGCCGGGCTCCCTGCGCCGCTGTGCGCTGCGGGCCTTGAGCCAAGGCTCACGGGGAGAGGCCGAGGCGGTGGTGATGAAACTGCTGCAGGGGCGCCCCTGGGAGGACGTGGCGCAGGCCCTGGGGCTGCCCGGACGGCGGGGCGTGCTGGACGCGCTGCGCGAGGAGCTGCGCATGGCATGTTTCGGCCAGGGTGACTAG
- a CDS encoding glyceraldehyde-3-phosphate dehydrogenase — translation MEQQETVLKNWREQQELAERMLPLLGKLYRDRGIVMKMYGRPLNNASTVDILKAHRFVKQYERKMLDIRDSFPVLEAMAALELGPARVDLGRLTANYLKLEGDKPALDAYLRGELAEIVGRDGQPLAEPQDVVLYGFGRIGRLLARLLIERTGAGNKMRLRAIVVRGKKGDDIHKRASLLRRDSVHGPFNGSIWVEEDESAIVANGNYIKVIYADSPDQVDYTEYGIKNAIVVDNTGKWRDEEGLGLHLKSKGVSKVLLTAPGKGEMKNVVFGVNDDVIGPDDTLISAASCTTNAITPVLKALHDKYGVQSGHVETVHSYTNDQNLIDNYHNGARRGRSAALNMVMTETGAAKAVAKALPELKGKLTGNAIRVPTPNVSLAVLNLNLDKNATVEELNAYLREMALYSQLSEQIDYTASTEIVSTDLVGSRHAGVVDSSSTIANGNSCVLYVWYDNEMGYSCQVVRTMQKMAGLSFPFLPRA, via the coding sequence ATGGAACAGCAGGAAACCGTGTTGAAGAACTGGCGAGAGCAGCAGGAGCTCGCCGAGCGCATGCTGCCCTTGCTGGGCAAGCTCTACCGCGACCGGGGCATCGTCATGAAGATGTATGGCCGGCCGCTGAACAATGCCTCCACCGTGGATATCCTCAAGGCCCATCGCTTCGTCAAGCAGTACGAGCGCAAGATGCTGGACATCCGTGACAGCTTCCCGGTGCTGGAGGCCATGGCTGCGCTGGAACTGGGTCCGGCCCGCGTTGACCTGGGCCGCCTCACCGCCAATTACCTCAAGCTCGAAGGCGACAAGCCGGCGCTGGATGCGTACCTGCGCGGCGAGCTGGCCGAGATCGTCGGCCGCGACGGTCAGCCCCTGGCCGAACCCCAGGACGTGGTGCTCTACGGCTTCGGCCGCATCGGCCGCCTGCTGGCCCGTCTGCTGATCGAGCGCACCGGCGCCGGCAACAAGATGCGCCTGCGCGCCATCGTGGTCCGCGGCAAGAAGGGCGACGACATTCACAAGCGTGCCAGCCTGCTGCGCCGCGACTCCGTGCACGGCCCCTTCAACGGCTCCATCTGGGTCGAGGAAGACGAGAGCGCCATCGTTGCCAACGGCAACTACATCAAGGTGATCTACGCCGACTCCCCGGACCAGGTGGACTACACCGAGTACGGGATCAAGAACGCCATCGTGGTGGACAACACCGGCAAGTGGCGTGACGAGGAAGGCCTGGGCCTGCATCTCAAGAGCAAGGGTGTGTCCAAGGTGCTGCTCACCGCCCCCGGCAAGGGCGAGATGAAGAACGTGGTGTTCGGCGTCAATGACGATGTCATCGGCCCGGACGACACGCTGATCTCCGCGGCCAGCTGCACCACCAACGCCATCACGCCGGTGCTCAAGGCGCTGCACGACAAGTACGGCGTGCAAAGCGGCCACGTGGAAACGGTGCACTCCTACACCAACGATCAGAACCTGATCGACAACTACCACAACGGCGCCCGGCGCGGCCGCAGCGCGGCGCTGAACATGGTGATGACCGAGACCGGTGCCGCCAAGGCCGTGGCCAAGGCTCTGCCCGAGCTCAAGGGCAAGCTCACCGGCAACGCCATCCGCGTGCCCACCCCCAACGTCTCGCTGGCGGTACTGAACCTGAACCTGGACAAGAACGCCACGGTCGAGGAACTCAACGCCTACCTGCGGGAAATGGCGCTGTACTCGCAGCTCTCCGAGCAGATCGACTACACCGCCTCCACCGAGATCGTCTCCACCGACCTGGTGGGCTCGCGACACGCCGGCGTGGTGGATTCCTCCTCCACCATCGCCAACGGCAACAGCTGTGTGCTCTACGTCTGGTACGACAACGAGATGGGCTACAGCTGCCAGGTGGTGCGCACCATGCAGAAGATGGCGGGGCTGAGCTTCCCCTTCCTGCCGCGGGCCTGA
- the msrA gene encoding peptide-methionine (S)-S-oxide reductase MsrA, with protein sequence MQSETLETATLGGGCFWCLEAVFQALDGVESVVSGYAGGSLPDPDYRQVCSGASGHAEVVQIRYDPRRLSFEGLLEVFFAIHNPTTPNRQGHDVGPQYRSIILYADDDQQARAREVMARVADQWADPLVTELVPLERFYPAEDHHQNYYRNNAGAPYCQMVIAPKLARAREYFHLHEG encoded by the coding sequence ATGCAGTCCGAAACCCTTGAAACGGCCACCCTGGGTGGCGGTTGCTTCTGGTGCCTGGAGGCGGTCTTCCAGGCCCTGGACGGCGTCGAATCGGTGGTATCCGGCTACGCCGGCGGCTCCTTGCCCGACCCGGATTACCGCCAGGTCTGCTCCGGCGCCTCGGGGCACGCCGAAGTGGTGCAGATCCGCTATGACCCTCGGCGCCTGAGCTTCGAGGGCCTGCTGGAGGTGTTCTTCGCCATCCACAACCCCACCACGCCCAACCGTCAGGGTCATGATGTGGGGCCCCAGTACCGCTCCATCATCCTCTACGCCGACGATGATCAGCAGGCTCGGGCCCGAGAGGTCATGGCGCGGGTGGCCGATCAATGGGCCGACCCGCTGGTCACCGAGCTGGTGCCGCTGGAGCGCTTCTATCCGGCGGAGGATCATCACCAGAATTATTACCGCAACAACGCCGGCGCGCCCTACTGCCAGATGGTGATCGCGCCCAAGCTGGCCCGGGCGCGCGAGTATTTCCACCTTCATGAGGGCTGA
- a CDS encoding phospholipid-binding protein MlaC has product MRQFCKRSRHLIALLALCLGTALAAPAPEDGARLIERSFTRAVEGLQAREQAIREDPGAAYALLESELAPHIDFELVSRLVLARHWRGANPRQRQAFVAAFRESLLRTYALLLAEHATTAVAHLEGRERLLETEPVREVRNGRMLLRTRLLTNGPAVSIDYRMRVDEDRWKVYDVIIEGISFIANRRAELASLLGRQSLDELIAQLEARNRRLAGARPKSAAR; this is encoded by the coding sequence ATGCGCCAATTCTGCAAGCGAAGCCGCCACCTGATCGCCCTGCTCGCCCTGTGCCTGGGTACGGCCCTGGCCGCGCCGGCCCCCGAGGACGGGGCGCGGCTGATCGAGCGCAGCTTCACCCGGGCGGTGGAGGGCCTGCAGGCCCGCGAGCAGGCCATTCGCGAAGACCCCGGCGCCGCCTACGCGCTGCTGGAGTCGGAGCTGGCCCCGCACATCGATTTCGAACTGGTCAGCCGCCTGGTGCTGGCCCGCCACTGGCGGGGGGCGAATCCGCGCCAGCGCCAGGCCTTCGTGGCCGCTTTCCGGGAATCCCTGCTGCGCACCTACGCCCTGTTGCTGGCCGAGCACGCGACCACCGCCGTGGCGCATCTGGAGGGGCGCGAGCGATTACTGGAGACCGAACCCGTGCGCGAAGTGCGCAATGGCCGCATGCTGCTGCGCACCCGGCTGCTGACCAACGGCCCGGCGGTGAGCATCGATTACCGCATGCGCGTGGATGAAGATCGCTGGAAGGTCTACGACGTGATCATCGAGGGCATCAGCTTCATCGCCAATCGCCGGGCGGAGCTGGCCTCGCTGCTGGGGCGGCAGAGCCTGGATGAGCTGATCGCCCAGCTGGAGGCGCGCAACCGGCGCCTGGCCGGAGCCCGACCGAAGAGCGCCGCGCGCTGA
- a CDS encoding GGDEF domain-containing protein: MSAPTQSNMAEIHWMMEMFQNIDVGLVVLDRTYSIHVWNSFMENHSGLSPERVRGETIFRLFPEVQEDWLRRKCDTAFLLNNRAFLIWEQRPYLFRFRNYRPITGTAEYMYQNVTIIPLTSASGEVDNICLIVYDVTDEAVAKQSMQEANSQLEQLSRTDRLTRLNNRGFWEECLEREFQRCQRNGAAATLVMFDIDHFKAVNDTYGHQAGDEVIRKVSDVLRKNLRATDIAGRYGGEEFGVVLVDTDAPAARFFAERLRKQCAALKVEHDGQIIEFTISLGIAQFGSRMVNHQAWIEQSDQALYQAKEGGRNQVVVYGEAAPA; the protein is encoded by the coding sequence ATGAGCGCACCCACCCAAAGCAATATGGCCGAAATCCACTGGATGATGGAGATGTTCCAGAACATCGACGTCGGCCTGGTGGTGCTGGATCGCACTTACAGCATCCATGTCTGGAACAGCTTCATGGAGAACCACAGCGGCCTGAGCCCCGAGCGGGTGCGCGGCGAGACAATCTTCCGGCTGTTTCCGGAAGTGCAGGAGGACTGGCTGCGGCGCAAGTGCGACACCGCCTTCCTGCTCAATAACCGCGCCTTCCTGATCTGGGAGCAGCGTCCCTATCTGTTCCGTTTCCGCAACTATCGGCCCATCACCGGCACTGCGGAGTACATGTATCAGAACGTCACCATCATCCCGCTGACCTCGGCCAGCGGCGAGGTGGACAATATCTGCCTGATCGTCTACGACGTCACCGACGAGGCCGTGGCCAAGCAGTCCATGCAGGAGGCCAACAGCCAGTTGGAGCAGCTCAGCCGCACCGACCGGCTGACGCGGTTGAACAACCGGGGTTTCTGGGAAGAGTGCCTGGAGCGGGAATTCCAGCGCTGCCAGCGCAACGGCGCGGCGGCGACCCTGGTCATGTTCGACATCGACCACTTCAAGGCGGTCAACGACACCTACGGTCACCAGGCGGGCGACGAGGTGATCCGCAAGGTCTCCGACGTGCTGCGCAAGAACCTGCGGGCCACCGACATCGCCGGGCGTTACGGCGGCGAGGAATTCGGTGTCGTGCTGGTGGATACCGACGCGCCGGCGGCGCGCTTTTTCGCCGAGCGGCTGCGCAAGCAGTGTGCCGCGCTCAAGGTGGAGCACGACGGCCAGATCATCGAATTCACCATCAGCCTGGGTATCGCCCAGTTCGGCTCGCGCATGGTCAACCACCAGGCCTGGATCGAGCAGTCCGATCAGGCGCTCTATCAGGCCAAGGAGGGCGGGAGAAACCAGGTGGTGGTGTACGGCGAGGCCGCACCGGCCTGA
- a CDS encoding response regulator produces the protein MSTPVLICDDSSMARKQIARALPEGWGVELSFAGDGAEALDALRQGKGDILFLDLTMPVLDGYQTLEAIAEEGLSTKVIVVSGDIQPDARRRVLELGALEFIKKPVDGEQLAAVLERFHLIGRKAAAARGAPEIAVDIWDCYREVANVAMGQAADLLARMLDVFVILPVPNVNYLEASELRMALTATEDYDSISAVCQGYIGAGIAGEALLLFNDASFKDMARLMKFEGRLDSCAERELLMDVSNILIGACLKGVADQLDIRFSQGHPTVLGQHSKISDLLQANAGRWARTLAIEINYAIEDYNINCDLLLLFTDESIPVLNDKLTHLL, from the coding sequence ATGAGCACTCCGGTCCTGATCTGTGATGATTCCAGCATGGCGCGCAAGCAGATTGCACGCGCCCTGCCGGAGGGCTGGGGCGTGGAGCTCAGCTTTGCTGGCGATGGCGCCGAGGCCCTGGACGCCTTACGTCAGGGCAAGGGCGATATCCTGTTCCTGGACCTGACCATGCCGGTGCTGGATGGCTACCAGACGCTGGAAGCCATCGCCGAGGAAGGCCTGAGCACCAAGGTCATCGTGGTATCCGGTGATATCCAGCCCGATGCCCGGCGTCGGGTGCTGGAGCTTGGCGCGCTGGAATTCATCAAGAAGCCGGTGGACGGCGAACAGCTCGCCGCCGTGCTGGAGCGCTTTCATCTGATCGGTCGCAAGGCCGCGGCGGCGCGAGGCGCCCCCGAGATCGCGGTGGACATCTGGGACTGCTACCGGGAAGTGGCCAATGTGGCCATGGGCCAGGCGGCGGACCTGCTGGCGCGTATGCTGGACGTGTTCGTGATCCTGCCCGTGCCCAACGTCAATTACCTGGAAGCCAGTGAGCTGCGTATGGCGCTTACGGCCACCGAGGACTACGACAGCATCTCCGCGGTCTGCCAGGGCTACATCGGCGCGGGCATCGCCGGCGAGGCGCTGCTGCTGTTCAACGACGCCAGCTTCAAGGACATGGCGCGGCTGATGAAGTTCGAGGGGCGGCTGGACAGCTGCGCCGAGCGTGAGCTGCTGATGGACGTCTCCAACATCCTCATCGGCGCCTGCCTCAAGGGTGTGGCGGACCAGCTGGACATACGCTTCAGCCAGGGACACCCCACGGTGCTCGGCCAGCACAGCAAGATCTCCGATCTGCTCCAGGCCAACGCCGGGCGCTGGGCGCGCACCCTGGCCATCGAGATCAATTACGCCATCGAGGACTACAACATCAATTGCGATCTGCTGTTGCTGTTCACCGATGAATCCATCCCGGTTCTCAACGACAAGCTGACGCATCTGCTGTAA